The following DNA comes from Triticum aestivum cultivar Chinese Spring chromosome 3D, IWGSC CS RefSeq v2.1, whole genome shotgun sequence.
TAGCTAATTATGTGTTGTTTAGGGGCCACTTTTATTTCATATTTCCAAGGTTATAGATATTGCTCTCATATACCATGTGTAGTAGTAGTTTACTAATTTAGGCAAATGTTAGCAAATAATAATGTTTTTGGTGCATGCTATTTGTTCTATTTAGATTTTATTATTTTCTAATTAGATCAATGATGTGGGTTGTTAAAGAGTTATCGTATTTTCTTCCGAGTTAGTAGCGTGTGGAGTATTGAATTGATGATCTGTTAGTAACTTTGTGTGCGTAAATATGGTGATGCGTAGGTACAATGGAAAAATTGTTGATGTTTTATGGTGACATCATACGTGACGGCCCTTTCGGGGTTGATGTCTCGAGGTGCAGAAGTAAGAGAGTTTTTGTGAAAGACATGGTCAACACAGGGTTCATGGACGTTAAAAGGTGCATCCAAGCCGAGTTTGGTCCTGAGACGGTTGGAAAGAATATGGTTGTCAAAGCTTTCGTCGTCGTCGGTAGGGTTGATGGGACCCCTGCCCGTTGGGGCTTGAGGCAGGTGAACGGCGACCTATCTTGGGGTAGTTACATGAGGTTTGCAACCACACCTGGTAACTCTATGTATGGACGGCCAATGGTTTATGTGCGGTTTGTTGATGCTGGTGTGCTCCGGTTAACTACCACTGGAGGCGCTCACACCCAATCAGTGGCGCCGATGGGGGCAATCATGTCCGTGAAGAAGGTGTGGTGGTTCCAACCGTGAATCCCGGACCATATCCGTCGGTAGTCGTTGACCACAACGAATCCGCGGAGGTACTGTCAGACGAGCTAGATCATGGCGATTATGCCAGTGGATCATCAGatgatagcgacgacgaggaaggaGGTGATCCTTCTCAGCCTCTTGCCATTCAGCAGAGGGCTGTGGTGCCCTCAACGGAGAGATGGACGGATAGTGACATAGCCCGTCATGATGCCATGGTACTACCATTTCTGATCATCTTGCAATTTTCACCACTAATTCGTTGACGTAACAATGTCGGCTTCACGCAGATTAGAGACATGCGGGGGCTCCTTGAGATTGTGTTGGAAGGCCTTCGGATGGTACCCCCTCTACCACATAGCGAAAAGGCAATATTAATACGAATTTATGAACGTGTCAAGGAGTTTATTGAGCTCTGCAGTCGCGCTCGAATTAATGGCATTGTATGGTCGGCACTACCAGGCAGGGCGCGTCCAAGCCTCACCACTTCAATGGATCATGAGGTATATTTGCAAATTCATCGTATCTAACACTTGGTActatgcgtgcgtgtgtgtgtgtgtgtgtgtgtgtgtgtgtgtgtgtgtgtgtgtgatatgttttgTTGTGAACCGTGACAGACCGGGACGCGCCAGGACTCAGTGCTATTGCGTGTGCCAGCCAGCACTCCCTTGCAGCGCTCTCAGTTCGGCGGTTCACAGCCAGAACGTCAGGTGAAGCTCACACTAATTTACTTACATTCACAGTGATTACATGTCCGATCGATTCAGTAACGATTGAATTGGATACAGTTCGGCTCCGGAGCGATGGAGGTAGACAATCCATCCCCCGATACCAGCCCTGGTAGAGGACCTACAGGGCAATGCTCGTACGATCAAGGCCAGGGTTCTGACGGCGATGAATCCACAGATGTACGAACTAAAATCGAAATAAATACAGCCATTCAACAATTTTCACACTATTTCGTAGTAGTACTGATTGTTAGCTTCCTAATCATACACATCCTACTCCTGAAATGTGTAGGAAGAAGAGTGTGATGGCCTTGATTAATCGGATCTTCTTCACATGGCGGACGTTCAGCGGGATGTGCATACCCTTCACAGTAGCACGAGCAGCCCCGAGGATCTCCTACTAGTACCCTGGAACTTCGCAGGGCCGTGTGGCTCCTTGATCCGTGGACAATATAACCTGCACTACGAATATTTCAGAGCTTGTTAAGCTACCAAGTACCTTCGATTTCAACTCCATAATCGTTTTTACGTCCGATTTGTCGAGATCTCCCCGGTTAAATTGCCTCTCTTGTAGTCCCTGTATCACTGACAGATTTATCCGTACTGTTGCTCGTCCACGTCCGCGTCACGTTTAGCATGCGATGGCGTGCACCTGTTGTTGTTCTACGATTGGGCAGCACGCATTGCAGGGACGCATGCGCGCTGTCTCGGCGAAAGCGATAATGTGTGTCCGTCCCTGTCCACCCACGTTCATCTTGCATGCATGTTCCAGAATCCAGATCCATTCTGAGATATAATGTCATAGGCCAAAAGCCATGAGCAGAAAATAAACCGTGCAAAGCTCAAAGCACAGCCTGTGGAAGAACTCCGGGTCTTATTTAGTCGGTGATCAGAGGCACAACACGGCACGGAGGACTTCTTGCTTACAGTCTTTGCATTATACGGATACAAAGTACTAGCACGTTTGTACACTTAATACAGATTAGCCAGCGGAGGTACAGTGGACGGGACGGGAGCTCTCCTCGAACTTAGGAGTAGATAATACTGAGTAGTAGCTAGGGTCCAGGGATCACATACTGGACTCCCAAACATATGTAGGATTTGGAAACTGGCCGGCCTAGAAGTAGAGAGCACAGCCAAGCTAGGCCGTCGTGCTTTGCGGGCAGATCGAACAGCTAGCTGCCGCGTGCAATGTGCCGGCAGCGTGCGGCCACCCACCTAGCGCTTATCGTTGCCGTCGCACTGCCCCTTCCCAGCCCACTCCGGCGCGGGCGTGCGGCCGCTGCCGGTGGCCGGAGGCAGCGTCTTGCCCTGGCCTTCGCCTACCTGCCCTGCTTTGGCAGCATCGCTCCGGCCGCCGGCACCGGGGCCGCGCGTCGACGCCGCGCCCTTGGATGCGGCCGCCGCGGGCtcgtcgccgatgtcgaccgcgtcgaAGTCGACAAGCACAGCGCGCGAGGGCTGCCGCCTGTGGCGCGACGTCATGGTACTGCACTGTTGGTTGGCAAGATAGACGTGGACCTGGCTACGTGTACGTGGCGCGCTCCAGCTCGATGGCAAGCTGCTGCTAGTGCTAGATTGTTGATCTAATGATCTTGTGGAGTGCCGATGAACAACGGAGGCGTGGCCTTTATAGAAGGGAGGAAGCCAGGGCCAGGGCCACCCATGCACAGGCGCTCGGCAACAACtgaaggaccatgcatgtgcatgtggtttTCATGGATAAAGCTCAGCGTCCGTCCGCCGGGCTGCTCGCTCATCGCGGTGCCGCGCGTCAGTGCCCCGTGACCGATCGTACACGGACGGCGAATCCTGTTACCGAACGCAACGTCTTGCAGTGTCGGCTTCTAGCCCGGGACCGCCCGGTCGGTCCGACTAGTCTCCGGCAAAAATCATCCATAGCTCGTCTGAAAATGCATGCATGGACAAAAACCTGAGTGCATGTGCACGGTAACTCCATCGTGCGTCTCCATAGATTCTCGCGGGAGAAAGCTCCAAGAGGAAAGAAAGAGCCCGTGGGCCGTACGTGGCCATCGAGAACGTCGGGCAGAGAGATGTCATCATCGCTTCTCGGCGCCATGCATGGGCGTGCCAGGAAAATCGGCATTTTGGTGGACAGGGCGCGCAGGACCGATGGTGGCCTGCCAGCGTGCATGCATCTGCACGGTCCGTTCCTGGTCGAGCATCAGCCGTGGGATGCGGAGGCTTTGGGCACGTGGCGGCACGTCAAGCGTGCTTTGCGTTGCGTGCGCGCCGATCCATGGAAGATGGAACCAACACAGTTTTGGCGCGACTTGCGGCGCGCACAGACATCGTCCTTATCCATCGGCGGCGTACCCCCGTACTACGTGCGTACGCTGCGTCGCTGCCGAAAGATGCTGAAACGACGCCTCCCATGTGAGCGGTAGTGGCGAGAAAAGTCTCGTGTactttaatttttttgaaaaagatCCATATTTATTATATATAAGTTCTACAAAAGGACCTCAAAATATAGTAAAAATTACATCAAGGACTTTAGAATACCGAACGGCGATAATTCAACCCAGAGCCCAGGCTCAGATAAACCCGGTGAACAGTACCTCGATTTGAAATAGAAAAAagtccaaaaatcctattttcttATGGTGCAATATGCTCCTGTGCATGAGCTCCATgcaaaattttatgaagtttggccattcaggagctcgtggcaaaaaaagacaaaatcagacgTGAATAGTGGGATTTTCAAAAGTTTCTCAAACATCCAAAATTTAtcttttttgccacgagctcctcgaTGTCCAAAGTTCACAAAATTTTGCACGGAGTTCACGCACAAGAGCATCTTGCACCAcaaaaaaaaatatatttttttgatCTTTTTCTATTTCAAATCGTGGTACTGTTCatacccgagctcatttgagcccGGGCACCAAACCGCCGCTCTTAACGGTGATAATTCAACCTAGAGCCCAGATGAGAACAGGAACATCTCCACACTATGGGTcctcggtgaaggaaatatgccctagaggcaataataaagttattatttattttcttatttcataataaatgtttattattcatgctagaattgtattaaccggaaacataatacttgtgtgaatacatagacaaacagagtgtcactagtatgcctctacttgactagctcgttgatcaaagatggttatgtttcctagccatagacatgagttgtcatttgattaacgggatcacatcattaggagaatgatgtgattgacttgacccattccgttagtttagcactcgattgtttagtatgttgctattgctttcttcatgacttatacatgttcctatgactataagattatgcaactcccgtttaccggaggaacactttgtgtgctaccaaacgtcacaacgtaactgggtgattataaaggtgctctacaggtgtctccgaaggtacttgttgtgttggcgtatttcgagattatgatttgtcactccgattgtcggagaggtatctctgggccctctcggtaatgcacatcacttaaagccttgcaagcattgcaactaatgagttagttgtgggatgatgtattacggaacgagtaaagagacttgccggtaacgagattgaactaggtattgagataacgacgatcgaatctcgggcaagtaacataccgatgacaaaggtaacaacgtatgttgttatgcggtctgaccgataaagatcttcgtagaatatgtgggagccaatatgagcatccaggttccgctattggttattgatcggagacgtgtctcggtcatgtctacatagttctcgaacccgtagggtccgcacgcttaacgtttcgatgacagttatattatgagtttatatgttttgatgtaccgaaggttgttcggagtcccggatgtgatcacggacatgacgaggagtctcgaaatggtcgagacatgaagattgatatattggaagcctatatttggatatcggaagtgttccgggtgaaatcgggattttaccggagtaccgggaggttaccggaacccccggggggcttaatgggccatagtgggccttagtggagaagaggagaggcggccagggcagggccgcgcgcccctccccctagtccgaataggacaaggagagggggcggcgcccccctttccttcctctctccctcctctttcccctccactcctaatccaactaggaaaagggagggagtcctactcccggtgggagtaggactccacctagcgcgcccctcctggccggtcgcaccccccttgctcctttatatacgggggcaggggggcaccctagagacacaacaattgatcgtttgatcttttagccgtgtgcggtgcccccctccaccatagtccacctcgataatactgtagcggtgcttaggcgaagccctgcatcggtagaacattatcatcgtcaccacgccctcgtgctgacgaaactctccctcaacacttggctggatcggagttcgagggacgtcatcgggctgaacgtgtgctgaactcggaggtaccatgcgttcggtacttgatcggttggatcgtgaagacgtacgactacatcaaccgcgttgtgctaacgcttccgcgttcggtctacgagggtacgtggacacactctcccctctcgttgctatgcatcaccatgatcctgtgtgtgcgtaggattttttttgaaattactacgttccccaacaatggcatcagagactggttttatgcattgatgttatatgcacgagtagaacacaagtgagttgtgggcgatataagtcatactgcttaccagcatgtcatactttggttcggcggtattgttggatgaagcggcccggaccgacattacgcgtacgcttatgcgagactggttctaccgatgtgctttgcacacaggtggctggcgggtgtcagtttctccaactttagctgaaccgagtgtggctacgcccggtccttgcgaaggttaaaacagcaccaacttgacaaactatcgttgtggttttgatgcgtaggtaagaacggttcttgctaagcccgtagcagccacgtaaaatttgcaacaacaaagtagaggacgtctaacttgtttttgcagggcatgttgtgatgtgatatggtcaaggcatgatgctatattttattgtatgagatgatcatgttttgtaaccgagttatcggcaactggtaggagccatatggttgtcgttttattgtatgcaatgcaaacgccctgtaatgctttactttatcactaagcggtagcgatagtcgtagaagcataagttggcgagacggcaacgatactacgatggagatcaaggtgtcgtgccggcgacgatggtgatcatgacggtgcttcgaagatggagatcacaagcacaagatgatgatggccatatcatatcacttatattgattgcatgtgatgtttatcttttatgcatcttatcttgctttgattgacggtaacattataagatgatctctcactaaattatcaaggtataagtgttcttcctgagtatgcaccattgcgaaagttcttcgtgctaagacaccacgtgatgatcgggtgtgataggctctacgttcaaatacaacgggtgcaaaacagttgcacacgcggaatactcaggttaagcttgacgagcctagcatataacagatatggcctcggaacacggagaccgaaaggtcgagcgtgaatcatatagtagatatgatcaacatagtgatgttcaccattgaaactactccatctcacgtgatgatcggacatggtttagttgatttggatcacgtgatcacttagaggattagagggatgtctatctaagtgggagttcttaagtaatatgattaattgaactttaatttatcatgaacttagtcttggtagtattagcatatctatgttgtagatcaatagctcgcgttgttgcttccctatgttttatatatgttcctagagaaaactaagttgaaagatgttagtagcaatgatgcggattggatccgtgatctgaggtttatcctcattgctgcacagaagaattatgtccttgatgcaccgctaggtgcagacctattgcaggagcagatgcagacattatgaaacgtttggctagctcaatatgatgactgcttgatagtttagtgcaccatgcttaacggcttagaattgggactttaaagacgttttgaacgtcatggaccacatgagatgttccagaagttgaagttaatatttcaagcaaatacccgagttgagagatatgaagtctccaacaagttctatagctaaaagatggagcagaatagctcaagcagtgagcatgtgctcagattgtctgggtactacaatcgcttgaatcaagtgggagttaatcttccagataaaatagtgattgacagaattctctagtcaccatcaccaagttagtagaacttcgtgatgaactataatatgcaagggatgacgaaattaattcccaagctcttcatgatactgaaatcgacgaaggtagaaatcaagaaaaacatcaagtgttgatggttgacaagaccactagtttcaagaaaaggggcaaagggaataaggggaacttcaagaagaacagcaagcaagttgctgctcaagtgaaaaagcccaagtctggacctaagcctgaaactgagtgcttctactgcaaagggactggtcactggaagcggaactgccccaagtatttggtggataagaaggatggcaaagtgaacaaaactatatttgatatacatgttattgatgtgtactttacaagtgtttatagcaacccctcggtatttgatactggttcagttgctaaagagtagtaacttgaaacgggagttgcagaatgaacagagactagttaagggtgaagtgacgatgtgtattggaagtggttccaagattgatatgatcatcatcgcacactccctatactttcgggattagtgttgaacctaaaataaatgttatttagcgtttgcgttgagcatgaatatgattggatcatgtttattgcaatacggttattcatgtaagctagagaataattgttgttctgtttacatgaataaaaccttctatggtcatacacccaatgaaaatggttcgttggatctcgatcgtagtaatacacatattcataatattgaagccaaaagatgcaaagttaataatgatagtgcaacttatttgtggcactgccgtttaggtcatattggtgtaaagcacatgaagaaactccgtgctgatggacttttggaatcacttgatgcttgcgaaccgtgcctcatgggcaagatgactaaaacgccgttctccggaactatggagaaagcaacagatttgttggaaatcatacatacagatgtatgtggtccaatgaatgttgaggctcgtggcggatatcattattttttctcaccttcacagatgatttaagcagatatgggtatatctacttaatgaaacataagtctgaaacatttgaaaagttcaaggaatttcagagtgaagttgaaaatcatcgtaacaagaaaataaagtttctacgatctgatcgtggaagagaacatttgagttacgagtttggtcttcagttaaaacaatgtggaatagtttcacaaactcatgccacctggaacaccacagcataatggtgtgtcaaaacgtcataaccgtactttattggatatagtgcaatctatgatgtctcttaccgatttaccactatcgttttggggttatgcattagagacagccgcattcacgttaaatagggcaccatcaaaatccgttgaaacgacgccttatgaactgtggtttggcaagaaaccaaagttgtcgtttcttaaagtttggggttgtgatgcttatgtgaaaaagcttcaacctgataagctcgaacccaaatcggagaaatgtgtcttcataggatacccaaaggagactgttgggtacaccttctatcacatatccgaaggcaagacattcgttgctaagaatggatcctttctagagaaggagtttctctcgaaagaaatgagtgggaggaaagtagaacttgatgaggtaattgtgcctgctcccttattggaaagtagtttatcacagaaatctgttcatgtgactcctacaccaattagtgaggaagctaatgatgatgatcatgtacttcagatcaagttactaccaaacctcgtaggtaaaccagagtaagatccgcaccagagtggtacggtaatccggttctggaggtcatgttacttgaccatgacgaacctacgaactatgaggaagcgatgatgagcccggattacacgaaatggcttgaggccatgaaatctaagatgggatccatgtatgagaacaaagtgtggactttggttgacttgcccgatgatcggcaagccatagaaaataaatggatcttcaagaggaagacggacgctgatagtagtgttactatctacaaagctagaattgtcgcaaaaaggttttcgacaagttcaaggtgttgactacgatgaaagttTCTCACTCGCATCTATGCTTAAGTCGGtctgaattatgttagcaattgccgcattttatgaaatctggcaaatggataaacaaaacttcattccttagtggatttattaaagaagagttgtatatgatgcagccagaaggttttgtcaatcctaaaggtgctaacaaaatatgcaagctcaagcgatccatttatggactggtgcaagcatcccggagttggaatatacgctttgataagttgatcaaaggatatagttttatacagacttgcggtgaagcctgtatttacaagaaagtgagtgggagcactacagcatttctgataactatgtgtgaatgacatattgttgatcagaaataatgtagaattattctgcaaagcataaaggagtgtttgaaaggagtttttcaaagaaagacctcggtgaagctgcttacatattgagcatcaagatctatagatagatcaagacgcttgataag
Coding sequences within:
- the LOC123080752 gene encoding uncharacterized protein, with protein sequence MIRDMRGLLEIVLEGLRMVPPLPHSEKAILIRIYERVKEFIELCSRARINGIVWSALPGRARPSLTTSMDHETGTRQDSVLLRVPASTPLQRSQFGGSQPERQFGSGAMEVDNPSPDTSPGRGPTGQCSYDQGQGSDGDESTDEEECDGLD